TTTGTTCGGCTTAAAATTTCGGAAAGCGGCGCTGAATAGTGGGAATAAATATGTTTCCATTGGGTTCGATCGATTTTCTGCGAGTAATTGATTTTTTCAATTCCTTCGCTGAAAATAATGTTCCTGGCTTTCATTTCGCCAACGAGCGCATCGGTGAGATAAATATTGGGTTCAATCCGCACGCGTTTTAACCGGCTGCCTCGGCTAAAGCCTCTTCGCACCACTTTTTTTGTCCCACTTCGTGTATTAATAACGCGCACTCGGGAGACGCGATTTAGCTGGCTGGTGTTTGCCCGTGTGAAACTGGCAACCGTGGAAAATTGCACGGGCGCATATTCTTCTCCGTCGTCAATTTCTACATCGTTACCCACATAGTAGCTGTTATCTAAAATAACTTCACCGCGCACTTGCTGAACGCCAAGCGTGTAGAGCGTATCGACCCATTGCTTGACAATTTCGTTGATTTGGCCGTCGAAAAATCCAGAAAGAAGCGGATCCGTTGAGCCGCTGATGATAAGGTTTCCATGCAGAACACCGTAGGAAAGATAGCCGTCAATAAAAATATCGGTGCGAAATTTAAAATCAGGGCCAAGCTTTTCAAGCGCAGCAGCTGTGGTAACAAGCTTTAAGTTTGAGGCGGGTTTAATTAATCCATTTGGATTTTGCTCGTAAATTGTTTCGCCATCTGCAGTTTGAATTAAAATGCCAAAACGCGTTGCGCTAAGGCCACCCTGGCGAAGTAGGTAACGAATTTTCTTTTCACCGGTCGCAAGCAACTCAGCACGAAATTCAGCTTCAGGCGTCTCGGATACATGGGCAGTGGTGCCTTCTGAAACATTCGTTTTTTCAGCTAAGTCAGTTCTGGCCTGAACGGTTGGCATATGAAAGAGCACAAAAGAAAACCAAAAGTACAAAGCCCACGTGAAACAGAACTTACTTTGCTTCATACAGTTATAAAATCCCTTAATTCTTCATTAAATCTGTTTTCGAAATGCCGCCACGCAATGAGAAGATGCGTTTTGGAATCATGACACAAAAGCGAAAATACAAATTCCGTCGCCAGAAATGAAATATAAAAAGGCAATTTAGTGAGCCGAAGCACTAAATTGCCTTTTCAACTGCTGTGAAAAATAGCAACTTGTTATAAGAACAAGAGAATTTTCCCGTGTATCATACAATAAATTAAACTGTCGTAATGTAGCTTCTCGAACGCTTAATGTTAGGTGTCATAGACAACGGAAAAGAGGTGCTACATGAAAAATTCAAAGTCACATCTGATTGAACGAAGAATTGTAAATAATAGGTAGGCTTGGGAGTTATTTGTTGTTGTGCTTTCAGGTTCATCACTTTGAGTTTTTCGTGAAATCGCTCTTTTTTCCATTCTATTTTGCCGGCTGCCCAGCGCAGCACGACCGCTAAAAACATGCCTTTTCGGCTAAAGCACGCCTTAACTTGACCGTGAAATTAACTTAAAATTAACTTTTAGCAAATTTTATATTTTTTTTTCTTCAAAAACATTCATCGGCTCAGCCTTGGTTGAACCTTAATCATCCTTTGCCGAATGAAGCATTTTTTGTCTTGCGCGGCAAGCAATTTTTTGAACTTCAAGATTTTAGCGTCGTTTACGTGGAATTGAACCGCGAAAAATATCTCACATTAAGAAGTTATGAATAAATTATAAGTTTATAAAATAAATGACTTGATAAGGAATTTTGATATGTTGAATTCGCTCTCACGCTTGCTGATTCCCGTCACCATTGAAGGACATACGATGTTTGTTCCTGAAGGAACAAATTTGCTGACTGCTGCAAGAAGTCTTGGTATCGAACTTTGCTCGGCGTGCTATGGGCACGGGCTTTGTGCCGCGTGCTTGGTCAAAATCTTGAAAGGCGCTGAAAATTTATCTCCGATGGAAAAGGAAGAATATCTTGCTTTGGCACTACGTGGGTTTCAAAAAGAGCTTCAGGAAAAGAAGTTCCCTGAGCTCAGGCTCTCATGCCAAACATTCGTCTATGGCGAAACTGAAGCGATAAAGTTAAATTAATTATTTTATGGCTTTATGTTAAATAAATAGAAAAGAATTCCCAAGATACGCATTTCTTTTTAATAATCATTTAGTATTGTTTATTGTTCCTGTTATTAGAATAGCCTACCTTGCATAGATAGTCTTAGCGCTCATTATATCCATCAACTCAAACCAGTAGTCCGTATGGAATTCGATGCACTGATGCTCTCGCGCATCCAATTTGCGGTCACCGCAGGCTTCCATTTTTTATATCCACCACTCACAATCGGCCTGGCGCTGATTATGGTCTCGATGGAAGCATTTTATGTTTATTCCGGCGACAAATTCTATGAAAAGATGACCAAGTTTTGGGTCAAGCTTTTTGCCGCAACTTTTTCCGTTGGTGTTGCAACCGGCATTGTGCTTGAGTTTGAATTTGGCACAAACTGGGCGACCTACTCTCGCTTTGTGGGCGATATTTTTGGTTCGCCACTCGCTGCCGAAGGTATTTTTGCCTTCTTCCTCGAATCTGGATTTTTAGCGGTTTTGCTTTTCGGTTGGGATCGGGTTTCTCCAAAAATGCACTTATTTGCCTCATCCATGGTGCTGTTTGGATCGATCATGTCCGCATTTTGGATTATTGTGGCAAACTCGTGGATGCAAACGCCGGCGGCTTATCACATCGTCGGTGAAGGTTCTGCCATGCGGGCAGAAATTGTGGACTTTTGGGCGATGGTTTTCAATCCGTCGACCGTGTCGCGGTTTGCGCATGTCATTTTAGGCTCATTTTTGGAAGGCGGCTTTGTGGTGATGAGCATTACCGCGTATTACATTTTGAAAAATCGCCATTTGGAATTTGCGAAGCAATCCTTCAGAGTGGCGATTGTGGTGAGCGCGGTTTCGGCAATTTTGCAGTTGGTTGTCGGGCATCGCAGCGCGGAAGTTGTCGCGGAATATCAGCCATCGAAGCTGGCCGCGCTGGAAGGGCTTTTCAAAACGGAAGATGGCGCTCCACTTTATCTTTTTGGCCATCCAAGCGAAGAGACGGAAGAAACCATCGGTATTGCGATTCCAGGAATGCTTAGCTTTTTAGTTCATCAAGATTTTTCGGCGACCGTTACGGGCTTAGATAAATTCGCGAAAGAAGATCGGCCACCGGTTTGGATCACTTTTCAGGCCTATCATATTATGGTGGCGCTTGGCATGTATTTTATCTTCATCACGCTGTTCGGTCTCTTTTTGCTTTGGCGTGGCACATTGTTTGAAAATAAGTTCATGCTGCAAGTTTTTATTTTTTCGGTATTTGGCCCATACATTGCCAATCAAACCGGATGGCTTTCAGCAGAAATCGGTCGCCAGCCGTGGATTGTATATAATATGCTTCGCACGGCAGACGCAATTTCCAAATCTGTTTCCGGCGCGGAAGTGCTGACTTCGCTTTTCCTCTTTACGCTTCTTTATTTCCTTCTGCTGTTTGTCTGGGTCTTTATTATGGATAGAAAAATCAAAGCTGGGCCTGAAGATGTAGATGGCGATATTCCGATTCTTGATGCCGGAGGTGCGGAAGTGCTCCCTCAATTTAGATCGCAGGAACCAAAGAAATAATTTCAGCAACCTAAAAACACTTGGAACCATGGATCTCAACACAATCTGGTACTTGCTTATCGGCGTACTTTTAATCGGTTACGCAATTTTAGATGGGTTTGACCTTGGCGTTGGGGCGCTTCATTTGCTCGCCAAGGACGATAACGAACGCCGCTTGCTTTTGAATTCCATCGGCCCAGTTTGGGACGGCAATGAAGTTTGGCTGATTACCGGCGGCGGCGCGCTTTTTGCCGCATTTCCGCACGCCTACGCCACGGCATTTTCGGGTTTTTACTTGGCATTTATGCTGCTGCTTGTATCGTTGATTTCCCGCGCAGTTTCCATTGAGTTTCGCAGCAAACGTGAAAGCCAAGCGTGGCGAAATTTTTGGGATTATAGCTTTTCGATTGGATCGGTGCTTTCGGCGATACTGTTTGGTGTCGCGATTGGCAATATGGTAGCCGGCATTAAAATCGGCTCGGATATGGAGTACGCCGGCACATTTTTTGACTTGCTGACGCCTTACACCGTTTTGGCGGGCGTTTTTAACCTTGCGCTTTTTACCATGCACGGCGCGATTTATTTGTTTGTGAAAACGGAAGGCGACTTGCAGGAGCGCGTAAAAGGCTGGGCGATGCGAGCATTTTTTGTCTTTCTTGCGCTTTATGTGATTGTCACCGCTGCTACGCTCTACATGAAACCGGAAATGATCGCCAATTTCTCGTTCGGGAAAATTCAGCCAGCAACAGGAAGCGCACACGAATTGATTCAATCCAATCAAGTGGTTATTTCCGTTTTTGCGTGGATTATCGTAATTTTGAACGGACTTGCGATTGCCAACATTCCAAGAACGCTCGTTCATGGAAAGGAATTGCAAGCGTTTCTTTCGTCGGCTTGCACCATCGCTGCTCTTGTGTTTCTCTTTGCGGTCGGCGTTTTTCCAAACATGATTACCTCCAGCCTTGATCCGGCCTATAGCCTGACGATCTACAACGCCGCCTCGTCGGAAAAAACGCTTTTCACGATGCTAATCATGGCGCTGATCGGAATGCCTCTTGTTCTCAGCTACACGATCAGCATTTATTGGGTATTTCGCGGCAAAACCACGATCACCAAACACGGATATTAATTTTGATGAACCGCTATTACGCAAAAGGCTGCCTTAGCAGCCTTTTACCTAAAAAGGACTACGTTACTTCGTTTCTGAGATATTCGCCTGGTATAAGCCTGCCTACTTTTTGAACGCTTTTTTAGTTCCCCTTTTATAGCCTTGTAGTTCTCAAGCCCTTGAGTCTATGAGGGTATTTTTAACTCTAACATAATCGGGAGGGCAATATGAAGAAGCACTTTTTTACCAAACGACTTGCCATCGCGTTTTTCTTGTTCTCATTTGCCGTGGCTGGCTGCGACGATGACAACCCGTCGGACAGCACTGATCTGAACTCCGATATTCCAGCCGATCCCGGCGGAAGCGCGCCGGAAGTGACCATCGGGAATCTCAGCACATTGATTCCTAATGTCAGCTTTATCACGACCGATGGAAATACGGAGCGAATTAAGGTGAACATGTCGGGCATTTTAGACCCAAACACCGGCGAGGCAATTGAGTTAACAGGAAATCAAACCATTTTCGTTACGGAAGATGGCGTTTTGAAAGGATTGAAAATTACAAAAGCTGGTGACGGAAATACGCTCAAGGCCGATGTGGTCTTTGTCGTTGATAATTCGGGAAGTATGTCTCAGGAAGCCGATAGCATTGCTTCCAAAATCATTGCGTTTGTTGATTACTTGAGCACGCAAGGCCTC
Above is a window of Chloroherpeton thalassium ATCC 35110 DNA encoding:
- a CDS encoding cytochrome ubiquinol oxidase subunit I, whose translation is MEFDALMLSRIQFAVTAGFHFLYPPLTIGLALIMVSMEAFYVYSGDKFYEKMTKFWVKLFAATFSVGVATGIVLEFEFGTNWATYSRFVGDIFGSPLAAEGIFAFFLESGFLAVLLFGWDRVSPKMHLFASSMVLFGSIMSAFWIIVANSWMQTPAAYHIVGEGSAMRAEIVDFWAMVFNPSTVSRFAHVILGSFLEGGFVVMSITAYYILKNRHLEFAKQSFRVAIVVSAVSAILQLVVGHRSAEVVAEYQPSKLAALEGLFKTEDGAPLYLFGHPSEETEETIGIAIPGMLSFLVHQDFSATVTGLDKFAKEDRPPVWITFQAYHIMVALGMYFIFITLFGLFLLWRGTLFENKFMLQVFIFSVFGPYIANQTGWLSAEIGRQPWIVYNMLRTADAISKSVSGAEVLTSLFLFTLLYFLLLFVWVFIMDRKIKAGPEDVDGDIPILDAGGAEVLPQFRSQEPKK
- a CDS encoding 2Fe-2S iron-sulfur cluster-binding protein, with product MLNSLSRLLIPVTIEGHTMFVPEGTNLLTAARSLGIELCSACYGHGLCAACLVKILKGAENLSPMEKEEYLALALRGFQKELQEKKFPELRLSCQTFVYGETEAIKLN
- the cydB gene encoding cytochrome d ubiquinol oxidase subunit II — translated: MDLNTIWYLLIGVLLIGYAILDGFDLGVGALHLLAKDDNERRLLLNSIGPVWDGNEVWLITGGGALFAAFPHAYATAFSGFYLAFMLLLVSLISRAVSIEFRSKRESQAWRNFWDYSFSIGSVLSAILFGVAIGNMVAGIKIGSDMEYAGTFFDLLTPYTVLAGVFNLALFTMHGAIYLFVKTEGDLQERVKGWAMRAFFVFLALYVIVTAATLYMKPEMIANFSFGKIQPATGSAHELIQSNQVVISVFAWIIVILNGLAIANIPRTLVHGKELQAFLSSACTIAALVFLFAVGVFPNMITSSLDPAYSLTIYNAASSEKTLFTMLIMALIGMPLVLSYTISIYWVFRGKTTITKHGY
- the dacB gene encoding D-alanyl-D-alanine carboxypeptidase/D-alanyl-D-alanine endopeptidase, encoding MPTVQARTDLAEKTNVSEGTTAHVSETPEAEFRAELLATGEKKIRYLLRQGGLSATRFGILIQTADGETIYEQNPNGLIKPASNLKLVTTAAALEKLGPDFKFRTDIFIDGYLSYGVLHGNLIISGSTDPLLSGFFDGQINEIVKQWVDTLYTLGVQQVRGEVILDNSYYVGNDVEIDDGEEYAPVQFSTVASFTRANTSQLNRVSRVRVINTRSGTKKVVRRGFSRGSRLKRVRIEPNIYLTDALVGEMKARNIIFSEGIEKINYSQKIDRTQWKHIYSHYSAPLSEILSRTNKTSDNFYADQLLRTLGGEYRGEASIEKGIEVVNDFLLYNVGASRDEFHIVDGSGLSHDNQVTPNLLVEVMKYMKRRSKYFSDYYESLSIPTVDGTLVSRIHHELATNIRAKTGSISGITSLSGYLKSRSGMDIYFSIIGNSYRKRTLKRVEDKICKILLDL